Proteins co-encoded in one Jeotgalibacillus malaysiensis genomic window:
- a CDS encoding dihydropteridine reductase, with product MLSQQTIDTVKATVPVLEVKGTEITTRFYSMLFDAHPELLNIFNHANQKQGRQQTALANAVYAAAVHIDQLEAIIPAVKKIAHKHRSLGVLPEHYPIVGEYLLKAIKDVLGDAATDDILQAWGEAYGVIADAFISIEKEMYDEAASTDGGWEGFKDFIIAKKEQESSLITSFYLKPADGENLPAFKPGQYVTIRTRIPGDEYLLNRQYSLSTAYTPDYYRISVKKEAEMDPNGRVSTFLHNELKEGDTLELSVPAGDFYCNIHEEHPLTLISGGVGITPMYTMLKSIAEKNAERPVTFIHAARNQDVRAFGEDVQETVAKLSNGKSYIVYEQEGLDGDFTGFINAEVLKKAANLEGEFFVCGPVPFMEAVIQSLTSIGVPAEKINFEFFGPAMAIKTEQTV from the coding sequence ATGCTTTCTCAACAGACAATCGACACAGTTAAAGCCACTGTCCCTGTACTTGAAGTTAAAGGAACTGAGATTACTACACGATTCTATTCAATGCTTTTTGATGCACACCCTGAATTACTGAATATTTTTAACCACGCAAATCAAAAACAGGGACGTCAGCAGACGGCGCTTGCCAACGCAGTCTATGCAGCTGCCGTTCACATCGATCAGCTTGAAGCGATTATTCCCGCTGTTAAAAAAATCGCCCACAAACACCGCAGTCTCGGCGTTTTACCAGAACATTACCCGATCGTAGGTGAATATCTACTGAAAGCCATCAAAGACGTACTTGGCGATGCTGCCACAGATGACATTCTCCAGGCATGGGGTGAAGCATACGGCGTGATCGCTGATGCATTCATTTCAATCGAGAAGGAAATGTACGATGAAGCAGCTTCAACTGATGGCGGCTGGGAAGGATTCAAAGACTTTATCATTGCTAAAAAAGAGCAGGAAAGTTCATTGATTACTTCATTTTATTTAAAGCCTGCTGACGGAGAAAACCTGCCTGCATTCAAGCCGGGACAATATGTAACGATCCGCACAAGAATTCCAGGTGATGAATATCTGCTGAACCGTCAATACAGTCTCTCTACTGCTTATACACCTGACTATTACAGAATTTCTGTTAAAAAAGAAGCAGAGATGGATCCAAACGGCCGCGTATCAACCTTCCTCCACAACGAGCTAAAAGAAGGAGATACGCTTGAACTGAGTGTGCCTGCAGGAGACTTCTACTGTAATATTCATGAAGAACACCCGCTTACACTGATCAGCGGCGGCGTAGGGATTACACCAATGTATACGATGCTGAAATCAATTGCTGAAAAAAATGCAGAACGTCCAGTAACCTTTATCCACGCTGCACGTAACCAGGATGTACGTGCATTCGGAGAAGATGTTCAGGAAACAGTAGCAAAGCTTTCGAATGGGAAAAGCTATATCGTCTATGAACAAGAAGGACTTGATGGTGATTTCACAGGATTTATCAATGCTGAAGTATTAAAGAAGGCAGCAAACCTTGAAGGGGAATTTTTCGTATGCGGACCTGTTCCATTTATGGAAGCAGTCATTCAATCATTAACTTCAATCGGTGTTCCTGCTGAAAAGATTAACTTCGAATTCTTTGGTCCTGCAATGGCAATTAAGACTGAGCAGACTGTGTAA
- a CDS encoding methyl-accepting chemotaxis protein, whose product MLTFKRKEISHHNAPMTYPAKAEIANTKRELADRLFYMGFKQEHVKKLQELSPVITFILDDILETVLDHLMKSPEMAKIAKESSTRERLKKVFADYFRSLLSGKLDDEYFAMRKRMGETHNRFGVPVTWFLATYASFQTLLIPKVVEQLYKDPEELQKSLLAITHVMNLDSQLVTDHYMTIRMNALEEANQRNEQLQMEIASVSQEVAASVTQAEHTVIRTSESAAQILEETGQTEKSSKNLVGLAKENEKLMNEMERQFVQSAEKVGLSVEGMNNLKNTSEEIIKMTQGIEAIADQTNLLALNASIEAARAGEHGKGFAVVASEVRKLAENAKALSGQINGLIDQNNKGIQSLVLQMKELNEENHASQDNVKRVKTGLSTFQVEMENYLEMFGRNKKDLETIVSSIQEINETTSGLSLATEQLVKKAELK is encoded by the coding sequence ATGCTGACATTTAAACGAAAAGAAATCTCCCACCACAATGCGCCAATGACCTATCCTGCAAAAGCAGAGATTGCCAATACAAAACGAGAGTTAGCTGACAGATTATTTTATATGGGATTCAAACAGGAACATGTGAAAAAGCTGCAGGAGCTTAGTCCTGTGATCACTTTCATTCTTGATGATATTCTCGAAACGGTGCTCGATCATTTAATGAAAAGTCCTGAGATGGCAAAGATCGCTAAGGAATCTTCAACACGTGAACGATTAAAGAAGGTATTTGCCGATTATTTCAGAAGCTTACTCAGCGGAAAGCTGGATGACGAGTATTTTGCGATGCGTAAAAGAATGGGAGAAACACATAACAGGTTCGGTGTGCCGGTCACTTGGTTTCTGGCAACCTATGCATCTTTCCAGACCCTGCTTATACCAAAAGTAGTAGAGCAGCTTTATAAGGATCCTGAAGAACTGCAAAAATCACTTTTAGCGATTACGCATGTAATGAATCTGGATTCGCAGCTTGTAACAGATCATTATATGACGATCAGAATGAACGCGCTTGAAGAGGCCAATCAGCGTAATGAACAGCTGCAAATGGAGATTGCTTCTGTCAGTCAGGAGGTCGCAGCTTCAGTCACACAGGCTGAGCATACGGTCATCAGAACGAGTGAGAGTGCAGCGCAGATTCTAGAAGAAACAGGACAGACAGAAAAGTCCAGCAAAAATCTTGTAGGACTTGCCAAAGAAAATGAAAAGCTGATGAATGAGATGGAGAGACAATTTGTTCAGTCTGCTGAAAAAGTAGGGTTGTCAGTAGAAGGCATGAACAATTTGAAGAATACGTCGGAAGAAATCATTAAAATGACGCAGGGCATTGAAGCGATTGCTGATCAGACGAATCTGCTGGCATTAAATGCTTCAATTGAAGCGGCACGAGCGGGAGAGCACGGAAAAGGCTTTGCAGTTGTAGCAAGCGAGGTCAGAAAGCTTGCTGAAAACGCAAAAGCGCTGAGCGGCCAGATTAACGGTCTGATTGATCAGAACAATAAAGGCATTCAGTCGCTCGTCTTACAGATGAAGGAACTGAATGAAGAAAACCATGCTTCACAGGATAACGTTAAGCGGGTTAAAACCGGATTATCAACCTTCCAGGTAGAGATGGAAAACTATCTTGAAATGTTTGGCCGCAACAAAAAAGACCTTGAAACAATCGTAAGCTCAATTCAGGAAATCAACGAAACAACAAGCGGACTTTCACTTGCAACAGAACAGCTTGTGAAGAAGGCTGAGCTTAAATAA
- a CDS encoding ferredoxin--NADP reductase — MEKKIFDVTIIGGGPAGLYSAFYSGLRGMTAKILEYQPHLGGKVNVYPEKMIWDAGGMPPVTGAKMVKQMVEQGLTFNPEVHLNEKVESISKNENGHFIVKAASGNVHISKTVIVAVGSGILNPQKLQIEGAERFEVSNLHYTVQSLKKFKDKTVLISGGGNTAIDWANELEPVAKKVYITHRSCNFKGHESQIGQLMNSTAECLLNTQITKLHANEAHDAIDRVELTHSITNESSSLEVDDVIINHGYEIDASLIKNSELPIQMVDDYFIKTASGGDSSVPGLYAAGDISKHDGKLNLLMGAFHDAAGAVNQAKRYITPDAGAAAMVSSHNDVFKEKNRELVKNI, encoded by the coding sequence ATGGAGAAAAAAATATTTGACGTGACAATTATCGGTGGAGGCCCTGCAGGATTATATTCAGCGTTTTACAGTGGCCTGCGCGGAATGACAGCTAAAATTCTTGAATATCAGCCGCATTTAGGCGGAAAAGTAAACGTATATCCGGAGAAAATGATCTGGGATGCAGGGGGCATGCCGCCTGTGACCGGTGCAAAAATGGTCAAACAGATGGTCGAGCAGGGACTCACATTTAACCCGGAAGTTCATTTGAATGAAAAAGTTGAGTCCATCAGTAAAAATGAAAACGGTCACTTTATCGTTAAAGCCGCAAGTGGAAATGTACATATTTCTAAAACGGTGATCGTAGCGGTTGGAAGCGGGATTTTAAATCCGCAAAAGCTGCAGATCGAAGGAGCAGAGCGCTTTGAAGTATCCAATCTTCATTACACAGTGCAGTCGCTGAAGAAGTTTAAAGATAAGACGGTCCTGATCTCAGGTGGGGGGAATACAGCGATTGACTGGGCGAATGAGCTCGAGCCGGTTGCGAAAAAAGTATATATCACACACCGCAGCTGTAACTTCAAAGGGCATGAATCCCAAATCGGTCAGCTGATGAATAGCACGGCTGAATGTCTCTTAAACACGCAGATCACAAAACTGCACGCAAATGAGGCACATGACGCAATTGACCGCGTAGAGCTGACGCACAGCATCACGAATGAGTCGAGCTCACTTGAAGTGGATGACGTTATTATTAATCATGGCTATGAAATTGATGCTTCACTCATTAAAAACAGTGAACTGCCAATCCAGATGGTTGATGATTATTTCATTAAAACAGCGTCTGGCGGAGATTCAAGTGTGCCGGGTCTTTATGCTGCAGGGGATATTTCAAAGCATGACGGTAAGCTGAATCTGCTGATGGGTGCTTTCCATGATGCAGCGGGTGCTGTGAATCAGGCGAAGCGCTATATTACACCTGATGCCGGAGCGGCTGCGATGGTGTCTTCACATAATGATGTGTTTAAGGAAAAGAACCGTGAACTTGTGAAAAATATATAA
- a CDS encoding 30S ribosomal protein S14 yields the protein MAKKSKVVKEKKRQALVEKYAERRRELKEAGDYAALAKLPRDSAPSRLKNRCEVTGRPRGFMRKFKMSRIAFREYAHKGQVPGVKKSSW from the coding sequence ATGGCTAAGAAATCAAAAGTGGTAAAAGAAAAAAAGCGTCAGGCGCTTGTTGAGAAATATGCAGAGCGAAGAAGAGAACTAAAAGAAGCCGGTGACTACGCGGCACTTGCAAAACTTCCAAGAGATTCAGCTCCTTCAAGGCTGAAAAACCGATGTGAAGTAACGGGCCGTCCGCGAGGGTTTATGAGAAAGTTTAAGATGTCGAGAATTGCTTTTCGGGAGTATGCCCATAAAGGTCAGGTACCTGGCGTAAAAAAATCAAGCTGGTAA
- a CDS encoding epimerase has protein sequence MGNNRPVVALTGATGYIGGNLLEQIQEKADVIALSRSGDDKENTERVTWRSADFFSMKDAEKALEGADYAIYLIHSMKPAAKLTQAKFEDMDLILADNFARAAKKQGVKQIIYLSGIVPQNEERNKLSRHLRSRLEVEKVLRAYGTPVTTIRAGLIVGPKGSSFPILSKLAKRLPFMLLPKWTRTKTHPIALKDVVGSLSKSVGNEEVEDLSIDVGGPEVMTYKEMMIQTAEVMGRKPRVIDVPFMTVNLSRLWVMLVTGASKEMVYPLVESLQHPMVAKNKVKGISGGQISFKEAAKTALKEEEDASGAPDYLKPNPTGKDVRSVQRVMLPEGKNAEWAGEEYMDWLATLAKPLLWTEVDSHKKGQVFLLSKHKPLLELSFAPDESDQYRALYRITGGRFASVKENSRGRIEFRQIPDTQECIIAIHEYEPAMPWFIYKYTQANVHLIVMYLFKKHLERLMKSAHHHEDSGSEKEVVEA, from the coding sequence ATGGGAAACAACAGACCGGTCGTTGCGCTGACAGGGGCAACAGGTTACATAGGTGGAAATCTGCTGGAACAGATTCAGGAGAAAGCTGATGTAATTGCCCTTTCAAGAAGCGGTGATGATAAAGAAAATACAGAACGCGTTACCTGGCGTTCTGCTGACTTCTTTTCAATGAAGGATGCTGAAAAAGCACTTGAAGGAGCAGATTATGCGATTTACCTGATCCATTCCATGAAGCCTGCAGCAAAATTAACGCAGGCGAAATTTGAGGATATGGACCTGATCTTAGCAGATAACTTTGCACGTGCGGCTAAAAAGCAGGGGGTAAAACAAATTATTTATCTGAGCGGAATTGTGCCTCAGAATGAAGAGCGCAATAAGCTGAGCCGTCATTTGCGCAGCCGTCTTGAAGTGGAAAAGGTACTCCGTGCATATGGAACGCCTGTTACGACGATTCGTGCGGGACTGATTGTCGGACCAAAAGGATCTTCATTCCCGATCTTATCCAAGCTCGCAAAAAGACTGCCATTTATGCTGCTGCCAAAATGGACGCGGACCAAAACGCACCCAATTGCGCTGAAAGACGTGGTGGGCTCGCTGAGTAAGAGTGTAGGCAATGAGGAAGTTGAGGACCTTTCAATTGATGTCGGCGGTCCGGAAGTCATGACTTATAAAGAGATGATGATCCAGACTGCAGAAGTGATGGGCAGGAAACCGAGAGTGATCGACGTTCCTTTCATGACAGTCAACCTGTCACGTTTATGGGTCATGCTGGTTACTGGTGCTTCGAAGGAAATGGTTTATCCGCTTGTGGAAAGCCTTCAGCATCCAATGGTAGCTAAAAATAAAGTAAAAGGAATCAGTGGTGGCCAGATTTCTTTTAAAGAAGCTGCAAAAACCGCTTTAAAAGAGGAAGAAGACGCATCAGGCGCACCTGATTATCTGAAGCCGAATCCAACCGGAAAAGATGTCCGGTCGGTTCAGCGCGTCATGCTGCCTGAAGGTAAAAATGCAGAATGGGCCGGCGAGGAATATATGGACTGGCTGGCAACACTTGCGAAGCCGCTGCTGTGGACAGAGGTCGATTCACATAAAAAGGGGCAGGTATTTCTGCTCAGCAAGCATAAGCCTTTGCTCGAGTTGTCATTTGCTCCAGATGAAAGTGACCAGTACAGGGCACTCTATAGAATAACAGGGGGCAGATTCGCCTCAGTAAAAGAGAATAGCCGTGGAAGAATTGAGTTCAGACAGATTCCTGATACGCAGGAATGTATCATTGCGATCCATGAATATGAACCAGCCATGCCATGGTTTATTTATAAATATACACAGGCCAACGTACATTTGATTGTGATGTATCTATTTAAAAAGCATCTGGAAAGACTGATGAAGAGTGCACATCACCATGAGGATTCGGGTTCTGAGAAAGAAGTCGTGGAAGCTTAG
- a CDS encoding ABC transporter substrate-binding protein, with protein MKNLKKTLLPFTIAALALAACGSDEESTSENTEPAEGSSSEETITYESENGPIEVPADPERIVVLSTYAGNVLHLDEDIVGVDSWSASSPNYDFGDAEEVSAENIEKIIELEPDLIIGLASEPNLDQISEIAPTVTFTYGANSYLDQHIEIGKVLNKEEEATEWVEDFKQRAAETGEEIKAEIGEDATVTVIENFDKQLYVFGDNWARGTEILYQEMGLNMPEKVKEEALEPGYYTLSSEVLPEFVGDYLIVSRVADADNSFMETETYKNIPAVQNGNAFVADAEKFYFNDPITLEYQLEFFEENFLGNE; from the coding sequence ATGAAGAACTTAAAGAAAACACTTTTACCATTTACAATTGCAGCACTTGCACTTGCAGCCTGCGGATCTGATGAAGAATCAACTTCAGAAAACACAGAACCTGCTGAAGGTTCATCATCAGAAGAAACGATTACGTATGAGTCTGAAAACGGTCCTATAGAGGTGCCGGCTGATCCTGAAAGAATCGTCGTGTTATCCACCTATGCAGGAAATGTGCTTCACCTTGATGAAGATATTGTCGGTGTAGATTCATGGTCTGCATCAAGTCCGAACTATGACTTTGGAGATGCTGAAGAAGTATCTGCTGAAAATATTGAGAAAATCATCGAGCTTGAGCCTGATCTAATTATAGGACTTGCAAGTGAACCAAACCTTGATCAGATTAGTGAAATTGCACCAACTGTTACATTTACATATGGCGCAAACAGCTACCTTGATCAGCACATTGAAATTGGTAAAGTACTAAATAAAGAAGAAGAAGCTACTGAATGGGTAGAAGATTTCAAGCAGCGCGCTGCTGAAACTGGTGAAGAAATCAAAGCTGAGATTGGTGAAGATGCAACAGTCACTGTCATCGAAAACTTTGATAAGCAGCTTTATGTATTCGGCGATAACTGGGCACGCGGTACAGAAATTCTGTATCAGGAAATGGGTCTGAATATGCCTGAAAAAGTAAAAGAAGAAGCGCTTGAGCCTGGCTACTATACATTATCTTCAGAAGTACTTCCTGAGTTCGTTGGTGACTATCTGATTGTCAGCCGCGTTGCTGATGCTGATAATTCATTCATGGAGACAGAAACATACAAAAACATTCCTGCTGTTCAAAACGGAAATGCGTTTGTAGCAGATGCTGAAAAGTTCTATTTCAACGATCCGATTACGCTTGAATATCAGCTGGAATTCTTCGAGGAAAACTTCTTAGGTAATGAATGA
- a CDS encoding iron-dicitrate ABC transporter ATP-binding protein produces the protein MRLYTQDLSIGYGEKTIVKDLSIEIPDRKITTIIGANGCGKSTLLKAMTRIISHQSGNAILDGKPISEEGTKELAKKMAILPQTPESAAGLTAGELVSYGRFPHQKGLGRLTKHDIEIVNWALEVTDTIEFKHRAVDSLSGGQRQRVWIAMALAQETDIIFLDEPTTYLDMAHQLEVLELLQRLNEGQGRTIIMVLHDLNQAARFADYLIALKDGEIVKTGTCEEIIQPDVLRKVFNIDATIGRDPITNKPMCLTYNLVKAAEKIAVNQ, from the coding sequence ATGCGTCTATATACACAGGACTTATCAATCGGATATGGCGAAAAAACAATCGTAAAAGATTTGAGCATAGAGATTCCTGATCGGAAAATCACGACAATTATTGGTGCAAACGGCTGTGGCAAATCAACGCTTTTAAAAGCAATGACCCGCATCATCAGTCATCAGTCCGGAAACGCGATTTTAGACGGCAAACCGATTTCAGAGGAAGGAACAAAAGAGCTCGCAAAGAAAATGGCGATTCTTCCACAAACACCTGAAAGCGCTGCCGGACTAACTGCAGGAGAGCTTGTCTCATACGGACGCTTCCCCCATCAAAAAGGTCTGGGAAGATTAACAAAGCACGACATTGAAATTGTGAACTGGGCACTTGAAGTGACAGATACAATCGAATTCAAGCACCGTGCAGTGGATTCCCTCTCAGGTGGTCAGCGTCAGCGCGTCTGGATTGCGATGGCACTCGCTCAGGAAACAGATATTATTTTCCTGGATGAGCCGACAACTTATCTTGATATGGCCCACCAGCTTGAAGTACTTGAGCTGCTTCAGCGTCTGAACGAAGGACAGGGACGCACGATCATTATGGTTTTGCATGACCTGAATCAGGCAGCACGCTTTGCAGATTATCTGATTGCGCTAAAAGACGGTGAAATTGTTAAAACCGGTACGTGTGAAGAAATTATCCAGCCTGATGTCCTGAGAAAAGTATTCAATATAGATGCAACAATCGGCCGTGATCCTATTACAAATAAACCGATGTGTCTGACTTATAACTTAGTGAAAGCTGCCGAAAAAATCGCAGTGAACCAATAG